Proteins encoded by one window of Astatotilapia calliptera chromosome 13, fAstCal1.2, whole genome shotgun sequence:
- the LOC113034610 gene encoding carbonyl reductase [NADPH] 1-like, whose product MSTKVAVVTGSNKGIGLAIVQALCKQFDGDVYITSRDVGRGEEAVKTLNSEGLKPKFHQLDINDLNSIKNVAAYFKGKYGGVDILINNAGTAFKASDPTPLGVQAEVILTTNFFGTRDMSTHFLPMIRAGGRVVNISSMLSVTGLKQCSPELQQRFRSEDITEDELVALMRKFLDDAKKGEHKQHGWPDMAYSVSKIGVTVLSMIHARRLSKERPNDRILLNACCPGWVRTDLTSPDAPKSPDEGAITPVYLALLPPGAKEPQGKFLSDKEVQPW is encoded by the exons ATGTCGACCAAGGTTGCAGTGGTTACTGGCAGTAACAAAGGCATCGGTCTGGCCATCGTCCAAGCGCTCTGCAAGCAGTTCGATGGAGACGTTTACATCACCTCCAGAGATGT AGGTCGGGGTGAGGAAGCAGTGAAGACTCTGAACTCAGAGGGACTCAAACCCAAGTTCCACCAGCTGGACATCAATGACTTGAACAGCATTAAAAACGTTGCTGCCTACTTTAAAGGGAAGTATGGAGGAGTGGACATTCTCATCAATAATGCTGGAACAGCATTCAAAG CGTCAGATCCAACTCCCTTAGGTGTTCAGGCAGAGGTGATCCTGACGACAAACTTTTTCGGAACTAGAGACATGTCGACACATTTCCTGCCAATGATCAGAGCTGGAG GTCGTGTGGTGAATATCTCCAGCATGCTTAGTGTCACGGGTTTAAAGCAATGCAGCCCAGAACTCCAGCAGCGTTTCCGCAGCGAGGACATCACAGAGGACGAGCTGGTGGCACTGATGAGAAAATTCCTCGATGATGCCAAGAAAGGCGAACACAAGCAGCATGGTTGGCCTGATATGGCATATTCAGTGTCTAAGATTGGAGTGACG gtGCTGTCCATGATTCATGCTCGTCGTCTGTCTAAGGAGAGACCAAATGACAGG ATCCTCTTGAATGCCTGCTGTCCAGGATGGGTGCGCACTGAcctcacttcaccagatgctcCCAAGTCACCAGACGAGGGCGCCATCACTCCTGTCTACCTGGCCCTGTTGCCTCCAGGAGCCAAAGAGCCTCAGGGAAAGTTTCTCTCCGACAAGGAAGTCCAGCCGTGGTGA
- the LOC113034612 gene encoding carbonyl reductase [NADPH] 1-like has translation MSIRVAVVTGSNKGIGLAIVRALCKQFEGDVYLTARNVGRGEAAVKALNSEGLKPLFHQLDIDDLDSIKTAAEFFKQKYGGVDVLINNAGIAFKVADTTPFGTQAEVTLKTNFLSTRKMWTVFSEIIKSGGRVVNVSSMVSVSALSKCSPDLQQRFRNENITEEELVELMQRFVDEAKKGEHKECGWPDTAYGVSKIGVTVLSMIHARRLTKERPNDGILLNACCPGWVRTDMAGPKAPKSPDEGAVTPVYLALLPSGAKEPHGQFVSEKTVQKW, from the exons ATGTCAATCCGAGTTGCCGTGGTAACTGGAAGTAACAAGGGCATTGGTCTGGCCATTGTCCGAGCGCTCTGCAAGCAGTTTGAAGGAGACGTTTACCTCACTGCCAGAAATGT AGGCCGTGGTGAGGCAGCGGTGAAGGCTCTGAACTCAGAGGGACTGAAGCCCCTGTTTCACCAGCTGGACATCGACGATCTGGACAGCATCAAAACCGCCGCTGAGTTCTTCAAACAGAAATACGGAGGAGTGGACGTCCTCATCAATAACGCTGGGATAGCTTTCAAAG TGGCAGACACGACTCCGTTTGGCACCCAGGCGGAGGTGACCCTCAAGACAAACTTCCTCTCCACCAGAAAGATGTGGACTGTCTTCAGTGAGATCATCAAGTCTGGAG GTCGTGTGGTGAACGTCTCCAGCATGGTTAGTGTCAGTGCTTTGAGCAAGTGCAGCCCGGACCTCCAGCAGCGTTTCCGCAACGAGAACatcacagaggaggagctggtGGAACTGATGCAACGATTTGTCGATGAGGCCAAGAAAGGCGAACATAAAGAGTGCGGCTGGCCTGACACGGCCTATGGAGTGTCTAAAATTGGAGTGACG GTGCTGTCCATGATTCATGCTCGTCGTCTGACCAAGGAGAGACCGAATGATGGG ATCCTGTTGAACGCCTGCTGCCCAGGATGGGTGCGCACTGACATGGCTGGACCAAAAGCTCCCAAGTCACCAGACGAGGGCGCTGTCACGCCGGTCTACCTGGCTTTGCTGCCATCTGGAGCCAAAGAGCCTCATGGACAGTTTGTCTCTGAAAAGACTGTTCAGAAGTGGTGA